DNA from Daucus carota subsp. sativus chromosome 1, DH1 v3.0, whole genome shotgun sequence:
ACGAGCCAACATTTTCGAAAGCGGCTTGGGAACTGATGGAAATATTCTTTGCTGATAAGCAGTCTGATGGTTGGATACCTGAACGCCTTGTTGATTGGTTATCAGTAAGGATTTTAGCTTATCTTTGTTTTTTTCCTGTTGTGATATCATCTACATTTTTTCTTTTGACATTTCCATCTCAATTCATGATTGATTCTGTTATAGTAATGCTTTTATTTGTTACCAGGATTACGACAACCTTATCCACGGAGAGCAACCAACAATCTATTCCAGACTTGTAGATTTTCAAACTGAGCTTGTTAATTTACAGGTTCGGTATTATTAACCTTTAAATGCCTCTACGAGCATGTTTTTTGAATGAAACAATACCCTTATGGTTATTATGCTTTGTACTCTGGCCTCATTGGTTGGCATTGCGAGTTTAATCGTGACTTACCTTATCACTGAAAATCGTTACTCATTAGTGTGTATTGAATGTTATTTCTTAGCCTTTTGATTCTATAATGAAGTGAACTAATTAATGTGTGTGCATGGAATTTTTCAGGCAGTTGAAGAGGATCCCAAGTATTGGGACGTACTATCAGCTGCACTAGCCGTTGGCTGGCTAGATATTGTGGTATGTGTTGAATGCAATTTACTAACTATTGCAGTTGACATCTTTTAATTTGAGTGTAGGATTCACACTATATATGGTTTGTATATACAGTTTAATCATATAATTCAGAACTTTGAGAACATGCATTAAATAGGAGGTGATTTTGATTGCAGGTGAAATTGTTGCGCCTGCACAGTTCTTATCAGCACAATCAAATAGGGAGTCGTGAGGTAAGTAGGAAGTAGCTCTAAGTATTTTTTGTTTGGATTTTATCACTGATCTTGGCATGCTTGTTGACTAAAGTATACAATCATCTGACTTGTCTGGAATCTGGTTGGCTATTTAAACAGACAGAGAATGGATTGGTAGAGACTGTTGTTGTTCTTGTCTCAAAAATGCCACGCCTGCGCCCTAATCTATCAGCAGGAAAATTAGGCGAATGCTTTGACAATAAGCCTGATTTTGTTAAGGTATGCTGTCTAGAATATTGTAAGCCTGTTCCTTCACCCCTTTAACTTATTCGCTCTGCTGGCTTGACTAGGCATGGGAGAAATGGCGAGGACAAATTACTAAGCTCGATTGCAGTGCCTTTTGGCTTCAATGTGGGCATCAGGACACAAGGGAGGGTCTGAAAAAATTGTTGCAAATTATGTTGGGTAATGCTAGTGTCCTTTCTGCTACAACATTTCATTGGGTAGAGCTGTTTATCGGACACTTCCTGTACATCAGACCATTCACTGTGGTCAGTTCCAATGTTATTTCTTCTCCTGAATTTAGAACCAATGAGCTTCTGTGATGGTATAAAGTTTTTCATCTTCTATATCTCTGTTGATGAAGTCTTAAATGACATTGCATATCTTATTTTGCTACAGGGTATGGAAAGCATGTATAATCTTGCTCAGAAATGCATGCAATTCAAACCAGGATCCAGTCCTCATAAATTGATGGAACTACTTAATGGAATTCTTGGAGAAAATACTGAGGTTAGGGGAATATTGTTGACACTGCTGAAGTACTATACCTAGTCTTACTCATTTGTATTAGTCTGAGGTTTTCTTGATTACAACCCATGATCCAGGTTGTCTTAGCTGAATGCTCAAGATCGTTTGGTTCCTGGTGAGTTTCTAGTTTAAGCATATTATCTGTTTGTTTCTTGCTTGGGAAATAGAAGCTTAAATATGTATCTTGTAAATACGTGCACTAGTTCCTCTATTCTTGTTAAAAATGTTATTagatgtataatatataaaaatcctTGGTTCCATATAAATAACGAGCTGTGGGGTTGTTAGTTGCATATTCATTTAATCCACCCGCTCATGCCACAGAGTATACAATGTGAAAGAATTTCTTCGTCAACTGCTCATGCAACTTTTGGTTCTCCCTTTTAGGATGATTACTCATGCCATTGAGCTGCTAACGGCTGGGAGCACACAAGCAGATATATTATTGCATGAAGAGCGTAATAATCTGGGGGGAATTTGCATAGAGGAGCTCCATCGACTTGTCTATGCCCAAGTTCTGTCTTCACATGCATTAACTTGGCAAGTAAGAAAATAATTTGAAGACCACTATTACTATGATTTTTTCTTACTGTAGTGGATCTTATCCAAATCCATCTAGAACGAGTCCAATTTTTACTTATTTGCAGCCACTTCAACTCCCATCTTCTTTAGCAAATTTTTATGTCTATTTCTACAGATTGCTCCAATATATTTGGCATCATGCAAGAAGCAAGGAATGGGCTTGTTAGAGATATTATTGTACAAACAACCCGTAGGACATAACCAAGTACTGCTCAAGGTTATTGTTTACCTTTGATGTCATTTTTACTTCGAGAAACTAGTATCTGCTGAAGCTGATGGTATCTTTCTATTTACTATACATTTTCTAATTAATAACTTGACATCTTGAGCAGAATATAGAGATTTGCCGGATGTATGAACTTGATAATGTTGGTGCAAACGCAATGAAGGTAGTTCCACCCTTCTAATATAGGAAAGAGATGAGGTTATGATGTGCTTCTATAAGCTacagttattagaaatataatattcTGACACATTGATTTGCTTTGCTTCACTTCTCTTTAATGTTCTATATAAGATTGCCGGTGTACATCACTGGAAGCATGGGAAGAAAGGGTCTGGAGTTTTTTGGCTTCAGCAAGCTCAAGATGAATTTCGTTTGAACAGAATTGCTCAGCAGCTGTTTGATTTTGTTGGGAAGTCGGTCTCTGATGAAAGTTTTAAGGTATTAATAAATTGTGATTTAGATATAATGTATTATCCATCTCCAGTCTACTCCAGCTaacctattatattttttattcccTCCTGCAGCAATGGGagggattaattgaattattGGGATCTCAGTCTAAAGCTGCGGGTGGTCTGGACTTTCTCCACAAGTAGGCTTACATCTGTTTAGTGCCTTTTGTTTTCTGTGTTCCATTTGCAGAAAGACTGAGTAGGCTATTCCTTCTCTTGATTCCAAATTTCTGTGCTGCTTCAGGTATAGAGATTTCAAGAGATCCCTTCAGCAGGTTACTGATATTGCATGTATTGATGCTGCACGAAAAGCTTCTGAAGCTCTCATATTGGTATATTTTTCCATGCTCAAGTTTACATGTATTGCCTCAATTTAGACTTCAAAAGAACAAATCTTACTGGCAGTATATTTTGGATTTGATTGCCATTTTCATGAGAAAATGACATTAATGGTAAACATTACATCATGTCTAGCATGTTAACTAATCCACATTACAACATGTCTAGCATGTTAATTAATCCAAGTGGCAATGCCTCTTTTTGATTTGCAGCTTATGAAGAACCCATCAACGCCTCAACGTTTCTGGCTATCTCTTTTATATGACTCGGTGAGCTCACCTTATATCTTCCCCCTTACCCTAAAACCAGCTTTTTAggaatgttttattttttgctaaAAAAACTAATTGttattattctactattttgaagCGAAGACGAAGGTGTTGTATCTGCATGTATAGGCCATAGGGAATGTAGAATACAATTTCTTGTTGACACTTTCTTTGCGTGTTGTAATGTGTAGGTGAAATTGCTTAACTGGAAGGAGCGTACTCTCTTAAACGTCCCTCAAACTAACTTGTTACTAAATAAATTGCAAGAGTTGTCGATGGCAAGGCTACGTCCTGACTTTATAGAAGCAGACTTGCCGCCTCAGGCCTTGAGCTCTGTCAGGCTGGCCCTTGCAACTAACCTTGGACGAGCCATCTTGGAGGAGTAATCAGGTTTATATGACTAGAAAATTATATGAAGTATGTTTCTTGCTTCTTTTTTCCTCTTTTTCATTAGTATATTATTGAGATGTTACTGAATTTGTGACCTGTATCTTCTGAGTAAATTTATGGGTTATGTTTACTAGCATAGATGTTGCTTGTGCCACAATTGTCGATAATCTCTTCAGTTGGCGTAGAATAATTAGCTATACCTACACCGGGAGAACTTTTTTATTAAGGATAACTGTCGAGAAAGTTCTTTTAAGTTTACATGTTGATTTTCTCAgaacataatattaattttataaagtcAAGAATTTCTTTTACCTTACATCATCTTCATCTGTATAAAATTGTGGTGTTTTTTCATTTCAGACTTTCCAGGAACAACATTTGAGGATTGGTTGCAACTGTATATCTTTTAGTGTTTTCCAAGTCGGCATGTAAAATttaaagaagaaaataaaatatacacaaTAAAAGAAACACCATGTTCGGAGTTCGCTAACTTATTAGCTAATGTTATTTCAGTTACTTATCCTCAGTTTATTAGAGTAGattttatttgataataatataatatataaccttGGTAGAATACTTTTGGAAGGAGGTAGTTTATGCGTTTGCCGGAGGCTTTTCTATTGAAGATCAGTTTATGTGCCAAAATGCCAATAAGAATTTGATGCATACAAGTATATGCCAACATTAATGGATGTCACTCCAATCTATAGAGATATGTTACTATTATGTTCTGCctcagacttttttttttttttaatttgattgttTCAATTTTCAGATATTGTAATGCAGATATGTGCAGGATTTGGTGAAGATGGTCatcatataaatgttatacgCACGGTCCTGCACAAGATTCTGCCGCTGCGCAAGATTCTGTCGCTTCTGTGCAGGATACTGTCGTTTCTGTGCAAGATTCTGTTGCTGTGCAGCTTCTGTGCATCTTATTAGTTAGAAGTATGGTCCTATTGAAAATGTAATGCAGCTGGTTTGCTATTGTATTGATTGTACCTAAAGTATATTTAAGTTGTTACTCTATAATATAGTACCGTTATAGGGAGAAGAGATATAGTGGCTGTTTggcggggcttttaagccccgcttctggacttttaagttagaagcacttatttcgtggGTGTTTGGGTtggacttataagtcttatgagcacttattcgtaccgtttgtgtaataagtcaagaagcacttataaaaagctaggaatgctatcttttgtttcaggacttctacttatttcccaaacactttaatcacttataagtcttatcttgcttttaacttctactccacttatttattttaagtaagaagcacttattttaagcccacccaaacggccccatagttttgtgaatttgttttagaattattaatatagaaaacaCGAAGAGCTTTCAGCCGAGATGTTCCATGGAAAGATACAACTTTGAAAATGCAGTTAATTTTGTTTAATGATCTGATGGGTGATGAGGTTCCCTTTTCCTGTCCTTAGGCCAGGATGAGAGGCTGAGAGCTAATCTACACTGATACGCTTTTACCTTTGCTTTTTTAAAGCTCTTTTTGTTTTTACTCGGAACtgaaattaaaaatgataataagaGATGAAAGCAATGATAGTAAATCAAATAGCAGATGCAACAAAGAGAGACGAACGGGAGACAATATAAACGGATCATAAATGGTTCGAGACATAAAAAGAAAGCTGCTGTGCATATG
Protein-coding regions in this window:
- the LOC108204458 gene encoding nuclear pore complex protein NUP85, which codes for MPGVASNSDDLALIPHSPTNSHTIALHHTVKPPISRLSIAWARGNSLRVAVIRKPQAGESDDEPGGQVVEVKLGVDEADIYEAQWRRIAYGSVTPFAVLQSRKNLNTNAYNADLPAYVIEYSREINSLLGNQKVLPDPVIEDPKTVLQRVDEPTFSKAAWELMEIFFADKQSDGWIPERLVDWLSDYDNLIHGEQPTIYSRLVDFQTELVNLQAVEEDPKYWDVLSAALAVGWLDIVVKLLRLHSSYQHNQIGSRETENGLVETVVVLVSKMPRLRPNLSAGKLGECFDNKPDFVKAWEKWRGQITKLDCSAFWLQCGHQDTREGLKKLLQIMLGNASVLSATTFHWVELFIGHFLYIRPFTVGMESMYNLAQKCMQFKPGSSPHKLMELLNGILGENTEVVLAECSRSFGSWMITHAIELLTAGSTQADILLHEERNNLGGICIEELHRLVYAQVLSSHALTWQIAPIYLASCKKQGMGLLEILLYKQPVGHNQVLLKNIEICRMYELDNVGANAMKIAGVHHWKHGKKGSGVFWLQQAQDEFRLNRIAQQLFDFVGKSVSDESFKQWEGLIELLGSQSKAAGGLDFLHKYRDFKRSLQQVTDIACIDAARKASEALILLMKNPSTPQRFWLSLLYDSVKLLNWKERTLLNVPQTNLLLNKLQELSMARLRPDFIEADLPPQALSSVRLALATNLGRAILEE